GGGACCGCCGTTAGTCAGGCCGACGATGATGTCATATGCGTTGAGGAAGTTCTTGAATCCCAAAATAACGTTGATGACAACGTAACCGAACACCAGCGGTACCGTGATCTTGGTGAGTTGTTGCAGACCGCTCGCGCCGTCAATATCCGCTGCCTCGTAAACATCCCCCGGAATCGAGAGTAGGCCAGCGATGTAAATAAGCATGGTTCCCGGCATTGCCTGCCAGGCAGTCACCAGAACGATGGCAAGCCAAGCAAGGTCTGGATTGGCAAGAATACTGTTTTCAAGCCAAGGAATCCCCCACGCTCCACCTAGCGCAGGCAGAGAGTTCGAGAACAGAAAGTTGAAGACGTAGGCAATGATGATGCCAGAGACAACCATCGGAATAACGAATATTGCACGAAGTGCCGTCTTGAATCGTATTCGAGCGGTGAGCCCGAGAGCCAAGAAAAACGACACTACGTTCACCACTATCACCGTGGTGATTGCGAAACCGAAAGTGAACAGATAGCTCTGGAGGATCGCCGGGTCGGAGAACAGCGCGATGTAGTTCGTGAATCCCACGAAGCTCCAGTCACCGATTCCGATCGAGTCGGTGAAGCTGAAGAAGATTCCCATAACTCC
The sequence above is a segment of the Actinomycetaceae bacterium MB13-C1-2 genome. Coding sequences within it:
- a CDS encoding sugar ABC transporter permease, producing the protein MTTTTVAKPRADKKPRVEPIYYLFLLPTVLLFTLAITVPGVMGIFFSFTDSIGIGDWSFVGFTNYIALFSDPAILQSYLFTFGFAITTVIVVNVVSFFLALGLTARIRFKTALRAIFVIPMVVSGIIIAYVFNFLFSNSLPALGGAWGIPWLENSILANPDLAWLAIVLVTAWQAMPGTMLIYIAGLLSIPGDVYEAADIDGASGLQQLTKITVPLVFGYVVINVILGFKNFLNAYDIIVGLTNGGPGTATRSVALTIIQGFNGGDYAYQMANATIFFIVAIFIALLQLSVNRGKSEL